One window of Bacteroidia bacterium genomic DNA carries:
- a CDS encoding SUMF1/EgtB/PvdO family nonheme iron enzyme, with protein MKSIIKTSVKVTLLAGLTGIYSCSKDKSPTTGWNYNDSKNGGFESTEYGGQETGPGLVFIEGGTFSMGRVEQDVRYDWDNIPRRVTVSSFYMDECEVRNEDYREYLYWLTRVFGADYIEVYKRALPDTLVWRDKLAYNEPLIELYFRHPAYKDYPVVGVDWLKANDYCAWRTDRVNEAILIREGILRINPNQVNEDNFNTDAYLAAQYEGMVKTDLVDLDPNKDTRKVRIEDGIFLPRYRLPTEAEWEFAALGLIGNTVYERVTERRLYPWNGHTIRNSDEKFIGEMRANFKRGRGDNMGTAGSLNDRADITAPVYDYWPNDYGLYCMAGNVAEWVMDVYRPLSMEDNTDFRSFRGNVYKTQLRGEEGEIAEKDSLGRVIYRDVTEEENVDRRNYRKSDNINFLDGDFESSIHYSEEDWKEPARKDKLMYDFGITSMINDKARVFKGGSWKDRAYWMVPGTRRFLDEAQETDYIGFRCAMARVGSPQQ; from the coding sequence ATGAAAAGCATCATAAAAACCTCTGTTAAAGTCACTTTGTTGGCTGGACTGACAGGTATTTATTCATGCAGTAAGGACAAATCACCCACTACAGGCTGGAATTATAACGACAGCAAGAATGGTGGATTTGAATCTACGGAATATGGTGGACAAGAAACTGGTCCAGGTCTAGTATTCATTGAAGGCGGTACCTTTTCAATGGGTCGGGTTGAGCAAGATGTTCGCTATGATTGGGATAATATCCCACGCCGTGTGACTGTTTCGTCCTTTTACATGGATGAATGCGAAGTACGTAATGAAGACTACCGAGAATATCTGTATTGGTTGACCCGGGTTTTTGGAGCAGATTATATTGAAGTATATAAACGTGCTTTGCCCGATACATTGGTATGGAGGGATAAGTTGGCCTACAATGAACCATTAATTGAATTGTATTTCCGTCACCCAGCCTATAAAGATTATCCGGTTGTTGGTGTTGATTGGTTAAAGGCAAATGACTATTGCGCTTGGAGAACTGATAGGGTAAATGAAGCCATTTTAATCCGTGAAGGTATCTTGCGTATTAATCCTAACCAAGTAAATGAGGATAACTTCAATACTGATGCTTACCTTGCTGCTCAGTACGAGGGTATGGTTAAAACAGATCTTGTTGACCTAGACCCCAATAAGGATACCCGTAAAGTTAGAATTGAAGATGGTATCTTTTTGCCTCGTTACCGCCTGCCCACTGAAGCTGAATGGGAATTCGCCGCTCTTGGATTAATCGGAAATACTGTATATGAGCGAGTTACAGAGCGTAGGCTTTACCCTTGGAATGGTCATACCATTCGTAACAGCGATGAGAAATTTATCGGAGAAATGAGGGCTAACTTTAAACGAGGCCGTGGGGATAATATGGGTACCGCAGGGTCCTTAAATGACCGCGCCGATATTACCGCTCCGGTTTATGATTATTGGCCAAATGACTATGGCTTGTATTGTATGGCCGGTAACGTTGCTGAATGGGTAATGGATGTTTATCGCCCTCTTTCTATGGAAGATAATACTGACTTCCGCTCCTTCCGTGGTAATGTTTATAAAACTCAATTGCGCGGTGAAGAAGGGGAAATTGCAGAAAAAGATAGTCTTGGACGTGTTATTTATCGCGATGTTACTGAGGAAGAAAATGTAGACCGCCGCAATTACCGTAAGTCAGATAATATTAATTTCTTGGATGGTGATTTCGAAAGCTCTATTCATTACTCTGAGGAAGATTGGAAAGAACCAGCTCGTAAGGACAAATTGATGTACGATTTTGGTATCACATCTATGATTAATGATAAAGCCCGCGTATTTAAAGGTGGTTCCTGGAAAGACCGTGCTTATTGGATGGTTCCTGGTACTCGCCGATTCTTAGATGAAGCACAAGAAACTGATTATATCGGTTTCCGTTGTGCCATGGCTAGGGTGGGTTCTCCTCAACAATAG
- a CDS encoding PorP/SprF family type IX secretion system membrane protein, with product MFFRNIAVSYPKTVVVNMRKYLLLALAALSFVSFDATAQDPQFTQFYANPLYLNPAFAGAARCPRLIMNYRNQWPAISGTFVTYNASYDQYIHGIKGGIGIQVMNDRAGEGTLNTLSANLMYSYRLDITRKFSVNAALQAGFTQKRIDFSKLTFGDMIDPRYGFIYETQETVFGPTRSFPDFAAGLVAYSERIYVGFAAHHITQPREGFISTARLPVKLTAHAGVNILFDRRRKDYGSFSPNILYQQQQKFQQLNYGFYVSRGPFVGGLWFRQNFYNADSFIALIGISTKTFKFGYSYDVTVSKLSNQTAGSHELSFQLQFECRPVKKKFRAISCPSF from the coding sequence ATGTTTTTTCGTAATATTGCGGTTTCATACCCTAAAACGGTTGTAGTTAACATGAGGAAATATTTACTTTTAGCATTGGCAGCGCTGAGTTTTGTATCGTTCGATGCAACGGCCCAAGACCCCCAGTTTACTCAGTTTTACGCCAATCCCTTGTATCTAAATCCTGCTTTTGCAGGAGCTGCACGTTGCCCAAGGTTGATTATGAATTATCGTAATCAATGGCCGGCAATTTCTGGAACCTTTGTAACCTACAATGCTTCCTATGACCAATATATTCATGGAATCAAAGGAGGGATTGGTATTCAGGTCATGAATGATCGTGCCGGTGAAGGTACCCTAAATACCCTGTCTGCTAATTTGATGTATTCCTATCGATTAGATATTACCCGTAAGTTCTCTGTTAATGCTGCATTACAAGCTGGGTTTACTCAAAAAAGAATTGATTTTTCAAAACTTACATTTGGTGATATGATTGATCCTCGGTATGGATTTATCTATGAAACCCAAGAAACTGTTTTTGGACCAACTAGAAGTTTCCCGGATTTTGCTGCCGGATTAGTTGCATACAGTGAAAGAATTTATGTTGGATTTGCTGCCCACCACATAACACAACCTAGAGAAGGTTTTATTAGTACAGCAAGACTGCCGGTTAAATTAACTGCTCATGCCGGTGTTAACATTCTATTTGATAGAAGAAGAAAAGACTATGGATCTTTTTCTCCTAACATCCTTTATCAACAACAACAAAAATTTCAGCAACTTAATTATGGTTTTTACGTAAGCAGGGGTCCTTTTGTAGGAGGATTGTGGTTTAGACAAAACTTTTACAATGCAGACTCATTTATAGCTTTGATAGGAATCTCTACTAAAACCTTTAAATTTGGATATAGTTATGACGTAACTGTATCTAAACTTAGCAACCAAACTGCCGGTTCTCATGAATTGTCGTTCCAACTTCAATTTGAATGTAGACCGGTTAAGAAAAAATTCAGAGCAATAAGTTGCCCTTCCTTTTAG
- the porU gene encoding type IX secretion system sortase PorU encodes MANFVTLKHYMISFQMNSFVRALIFALCLPIMGFSQKSIDQTINWQKPVSETVPGIGNLKFLQAEGLLNNPENGFLPEIVLSQPVASNISQLKVEILSSVWEELPIQDGINFQGIDQVPSNFNPEAHISIEKKKHYAVTKFVPLIKENGRIKRLKSISIRFIPKTYLQKSGFMPTYASSSVLASGNWYKVGVKENGVYKITYNQLQQIGIDPATIDPRNIRIYGNGGGMLPFANSSFRYDDLQENSIYISGEADGSFGPNDFILFYGKGPIQWKQNTTGLVCVGDFYHVNHDFSESSYYFLTTDLGPGKRISNQSSIDLAATHQVTSFNDYGFHEKDEVNLIKSGKEWYGEVFDLTNQYDFSFSFPNIDFSSPVHLRSRVIASSIQNTSTNFKINVNNSLLQTIPMPSISGNYTDFQGKWDTMCTNFTPTSENLSVRITYSKGSNPEAKGWLDFLEFNARRNLIQAGSQMGFRDVNSVGTGNVAEYSLTYGSGYTIWDVTDPLNIKNVLYSTTGNSAVFKANADILHEYVSFDQTGFLSVTAEGSVANQNLHGTSQVDMVIVSHPDWISEAERLADYHRNSTENPLSVQVVTPQQVYNEFSSGTPDISAIRDYVRMYYNRSSSEADQIKFLLLFGDGSYDNKNRLANNTAFIPTYESSESLNPATSYVCDDYYALLDSNEGNFYVGVDVMDIGVGRLPVSSLEQATAMVNKIIGYTNPTASTDNTTNCCTGGGASSVLTPDWRNIVCFVADDEDGNLHMSQSNELSNMVDTLYPWLNIDKIYLDAYKQVTTPGGQRYPEVNKAINDRCQKGALLINYTGHGGEIGLAHERVWMVEDITGLTNINSLPAFVTATCEFSRWDDPSRTSAGEWVFLNPNGGGIALFTTSRLVYSAPNKELNKNFLRAVFDTINGKLPAMGEVMRYAKSPNLTGGIIVNSRNFSLLGDPAQRLAYPEDLIPLAQINNTNIDALPDTIQALSLVTLSGKITDRQNNLLSDYTGTLYPTIYDKPATVITLANDGGTPFVFKLQKNILYKGKATVNNGFWQFQFVVPKDIAYNYGFGRMSFYANNTSTDATGYFEKFIIGGSNPNAPSDVTGPVINLYMNDDKFVFGGITNEDPLMLGYVTDSNGVNTVGNGIGHDITAILDQNTSNQLVLNDYYQADLNSYKSGSVRYNFSDLDEGRHTLNLKVWDVYNNSTDAYTEFVVAKNADVALKHVLNYPNPFSTHTSFMFEHNQTCSNLDVHIQIMTISGKVVKDIHQTIGTQGFRVDQDQITWDGKDDYGSSIGKGVYIYKINVRNPDGGSSDSEFERLVILN; translated from the coding sequence ATGGCTAATTTCGTAACCTTGAAACATTATATGATTTCTTTCCAAATGAACAGCTTTGTAAGGGCTTTAATTTTTGCGCTATGCCTTCCTATAATGGGCTTTTCGCAAAAATCTATTGATCAAACCATTAATTGGCAAAAGCCTGTAAGTGAAACGGTTCCCGGCATAGGCAACCTGAAATTCCTCCAAGCAGAAGGTTTGTTGAACAATCCTGAAAATGGTTTTTTGCCAGAAATAGTTCTTAGTCAACCTGTGGCTTCTAACATTTCACAATTAAAAGTAGAAATCCTATCTAGTGTTTGGGAAGAATTGCCAATCCAGGATGGAATTAATTTCCAGGGAATTGATCAAGTTCCTTCCAATTTTAATCCGGAAGCTCATATTAGCATAGAAAAGAAAAAGCACTACGCTGTTACCAAATTTGTTCCATTGATTAAGGAAAACGGCCGGATAAAAAGGTTAAAGTCAATTTCCATTCGGTTTATTCCTAAAACCTATTTACAAAAGTCCGGCTTCATGCCAACCTATGCCTCCTCTTCAGTTTTGGCGTCCGGAAATTGGTATAAGGTGGGCGTAAAAGAAAATGGGGTATATAAAATAACGTATAATCAATTACAACAAATCGGAATAGATCCTGCTACCATTGACCCTAGAAATATTCGAATTTATGGTAATGGAGGAGGAATGTTACCTTTTGCCAATAGTTCATTCCGATATGATGATCTTCAAGAAAACTCCATATATATTTCAGGTGAAGCTGACGGAAGTTTTGGCCCCAATGATTTCATCTTATTCTATGGCAAAGGTCCAATTCAGTGGAAACAAAACACCACCGGATTAGTTTGTGTTGGTGACTTTTACCATGTCAATCATGATTTCTCAGAATCTAGTTACTATTTCCTAACAACAGATTTAGGTCCGGGCAAAAGAATTAGCAACCAATCAAGTATTGACCTGGCTGCCACTCACCAGGTAACTAGCTTTAATGATTATGGCTTTCATGAAAAAGACGAGGTAAATCTGATAAAATCAGGAAAAGAATGGTATGGAGAGGTTTTCGACCTAACCAATCAATATGACTTTTCATTTTCATTTCCAAACATTGACTTTTCAAGTCCAGTTCATTTGCGTTCGAGAGTCATTGCCTCTTCCATTCAAAACACCAGCACTAATTTTAAAATCAATGTAAACAATTCACTTCTCCAAACAATTCCAATGCCCTCAATCAGCGGAAATTACACCGATTTTCAAGGAAAATGGGACACCATGTGTACTAATTTCACCCCAACTTCGGAGAATTTATCTGTTCGAATTACTTATTCCAAAGGATCTAACCCTGAGGCAAAGGGTTGGTTAGATTTTTTAGAGTTCAATGCCAGAAGAAACCTTATTCAAGCCGGAAGCCAAATGGGTTTCAGAGATGTAAATTCTGTTGGAACAGGTAATGTTGCCGAATATTCCTTGACCTACGGAAGTGGTTATACCATTTGGGATGTAACAGACCCATTGAACATCAAAAATGTACTGTATTCCACAACAGGTAACTCCGCAGTATTCAAGGCAAATGCAGATATTTTGCATGAATATGTTTCCTTTGATCAAACCGGCTTCCTTTCTGTTACAGCAGAAGGAAGTGTTGCCAATCAAAACCTGCACGGAACAAGTCAGGTGGATATGGTCATTGTTTCCCATCCGGATTGGATTTCAGAAGCCGAACGACTTGCGGATTACCATAGAAACAGCACAGAAAATCCATTATCTGTTCAAGTAGTAACTCCACAACAAGTTTATAATGAGTTTTCTTCAGGTACTCCTGACATAAGTGCGATTAGAGATTATGTTAGAATGTATTACAACCGAAGCAGTTCTGAAGCAGATCAAATCAAGTTCCTATTGCTTTTCGGGGATGGATCGTACGACAATAAAAACCGATTGGCAAATAATACAGCATTTATTCCTACTTACGAATCATCTGAATCTCTAAATCCTGCGACTAGCTATGTTTGTGACGATTATTATGCCTTGCTCGACAGCAATGAAGGGAACTTCTATGTTGGAGTAGATGTTATGGATATTGGGGTTGGACGATTACCTGTTTCCTCTTTGGAACAAGCCACTGCAATGGTTAATAAAATAATTGGTTATACCAATCCAACTGCCAGCACAGATAATACCACCAACTGCTGTACCGGAGGAGGAGCCAGTTCCGTTTTGACACCGGATTGGAGGAACATTGTATGCTTTGTGGCCGACGATGAAGATGGCAATTTACACATGTCACAATCCAATGAACTCTCCAACATGGTTGACACGCTATATCCATGGTTGAATATTGACAAGATATACCTTGATGCTTATAAACAAGTTACAACTCCTGGAGGACAGCGTTACCCGGAAGTAAACAAAGCAATTAACGATCGCTGTCAAAAAGGTGCTTTATTAATCAATTATACCGGCCATGGCGGAGAAATTGGCCTGGCCCATGAACGTGTTTGGATGGTAGAAGACATTACCGGTTTAACCAATATTAATTCATTACCTGCTTTTGTAACCGCTACCTGTGAATTTAGCCGCTGGGATGACCCATCGCGAACATCGGCAGGAGAATGGGTGTTTTTAAACCCAAATGGAGGTGGTATCGCCTTGTTCACAACATCCAGGCTGGTTTATTCTGCCCCAAACAAAGAGTTAAACAAAAATTTCCTACGAGCAGTTTTTGACACTATAAATGGTAAACTTCCTGCCATGGGAGAGGTAATGCGATATGCAAAGTCCCCTAATTTAACAGGAGGAATTATCGTAAATAGCAGAAACTTTTCCCTCTTGGGAGATCCCGCACAAAGGTTAGCTTATCCGGAAGATCTTATTCCTTTGGCTCAAATTAACAATACCAATATTGATGCGTTACCTGATACCATTCAAGCCTTATCACTTGTGACCCTTAGTGGAAAAATTACCGACAGGCAGAACAATTTACTTTCGGATTACACTGGAACATTATACCCTACCATTTATGACAAACCTGCAACTGTTATTACCTTAGCTAATGATGGTGGAACTCCTTTTGTTTTTAAACTTCAAAAAAATATTCTTTACAAGGGTAAAGCAACGGTTAATAATGGCTTTTGGCAATTTCAATTTGTTGTTCCAAAAGACATTGCCTACAATTACGGATTTGGGCGTATGAGTTTCTATGCAAACAATACGAGTACCGATGCAACCGGATATTTTGAGAAATTTATCATTGGAGGCTCTAACCCAAATGCGCCAAGTGATGTTACTGGTCCGGTAATCAACCTTTACATGAACGATGATAAATTTGTTTTTGGAGGAATTACCAACGAAGATCCATTAATGCTTGGTTATGTTACAGATAGCAACGGGGTAAACACTGTTGGAAATGGTATAGGTCATGATATAACTGCGATACTTGACCAAAACACATCCAATCAATTGGTATTAAACGACTATTACCAAGCCGATCTAAATAGTTACAAAAGTGGATCAGTTCGTTATAATTTTTCTGACTTAGATGAAGGTCGCCATACCTTAAACTTAAAAGTTTGGGACGTTTATAATAATTCTACTGACGCCTATACCGAATTTGTAGTTGCAAAAAATGCAGATGTTGCCTTAAAACATGTTTTGAATTACCCAAATCCATTTTCAACCCATACTTCCTTTATGTTTGAACACAACCAAACTTGTTCTAATCTGGATGTACATATTCAAATTATGACCATTAGCGGGAAAGTAGTCAAAGACATTCATCAAACAATAGGAACCCAAGGATTCCGAGTTGATCAAGATCAGATTACCTGGGATGGCAAGGATGACTATGGTTCATCTATAGGAAAAGGTGTATATATATATAAAATCAATGTTAGAAATCCGGATGGAGGAAGCAGCGACTCTGAATTTGAACGATTGGTCATCCTTAATTAA
- a CDS encoding O-antigen ligase family protein, whose protein sequence is MAIGLPLSKFLMSISQFWMGAAWLANGNFAKKWQRLEKNFKLFLPFLGIYLTNFIGIFWSSNLSYAVHDIKVKLPFLLIPFMVSTMPGISISNYYRLLKIFLGSVSLGIVVSLWFYFGFGDKPIQDIREISRFISHIRFSLMVSLGIFICIFLYWKDKENQSWIWIMLATLFTAFLFILHSSTGIGISLIGALFTLLYFLSKNKHSKSLKFIAGLVLFVVGFALWEIITVWKTSFPEPVPIHTQLIKNGRYLYYNDTTYKDRENGNYIWVNVEIVGLKKAWQHRTHPTKEDSAFTNQIFVLVRYLSSLGLPKDSESVMQLSQNQIADIQRGCTNYKFCNKLDPRYRIYQTLWEIEDYRNQGNADGHSVVMRLEFWKAAWNILKKHSLLGIGTGDVGDELKKSYNEINSQLNPEFRLRAHNQYLTFALAVGLLGLILIFYFIFCWIRNIPSDPNRNYFAWIFIGISLFSMLNEDTLETQAGVSFVAFFATLFFTIQLNPETNPIEEKEA, encoded by the coding sequence ATGGCTATAGGTTTACCCTTATCCAAATTCCTCATGAGTATTTCTCAATTCTGGATGGGTGCCGCTTGGTTGGCTAATGGAAATTTTGCGAAAAAATGGCAAAGACTAGAAAAAAACTTCAAACTATTCCTACCATTTCTTGGAATTTATTTAACCAACTTCATAGGTATATTCTGGAGTTCTAATTTAAGCTATGCTGTTCATGACATAAAAGTTAAATTACCCTTTTTGCTTATTCCATTTATGGTTTCTACAATGCCTGGTATAAGTATTTCCAATTATTACAGATTATTAAAAATTTTCTTGGGTTCAGTAAGCCTGGGAATTGTTGTTAGTCTATGGTTTTATTTTGGATTTGGCGATAAGCCCATTCAGGATATTAGAGAAATATCGCGATTTATTTCGCATATCCGATTCAGCCTCATGGTTAGTTTGGGTATATTTATTTGCATTTTTCTATACTGGAAAGATAAAGAAAATCAATCCTGGATATGGATTATGCTCGCCACCCTTTTCACTGCCTTTTTGTTTATATTACATTCATCAACGGGTATTGGAATTTCGTTGATTGGAGCCCTTTTTACTTTATTGTATTTTCTCTCTAAAAACAAACATAGCAAAAGTCTTAAATTTATTGCAGGGTTAGTATTGTTTGTTGTTGGGTTTGCACTCTGGGAAATAATAACCGTTTGGAAAACCTCCTTTCCGGAACCGGTTCCAATACATACCCAGTTAATTAAGAATGGACGGTATTTATATTACAATGACACCACCTATAAAGACCGAGAGAATGGCAATTACATTTGGGTGAATGTTGAAATTGTTGGTTTAAAAAAAGCATGGCAACACCGAACCCATCCTACGAAGGAAGATTCTGCATTTACCAATCAGATATTTGTATTAGTTCGTTATTTAAGCTCTTTAGGTTTACCCAAGGACAGTGAATCAGTAATGCAATTAAGCCAAAATCAAATTGCTGATATTCAACGTGGATGCACCAACTATAAGTTTTGTAACAAATTAGATCCCAGGTATCGAATTTATCAAACACTATGGGAAATAGAAGATTATAGAAACCAAGGTAATGCGGATGGTCATTCGGTGGTTATGCGATTAGAATTTTGGAAAGCAGCTTGGAATATTCTAAAAAAACATAGCCTATTGGGCATTGGAACGGGGGATGTAGGAGATGAATTAAAAAAGTCGTACAACGAAATCAATTCCCAGTTAAATCCGGAATTCAGATTAAGAGCTCATAACCAATACCTGACATTTGCATTAGCAGTTGGGTTACTTGGCCTAATACTCATTTTCTATTTTATCTTTTGTTGGATTAGAAATATTCCATCAGACCCCAACCGAAACTACTTTGCATGGATTTTTATTGGCATATCCTTATTTTCCATGCTAAATGAAGATACACTTGAAACCCAAGCCGGAGTTAGCTTTGTGGCATTCTTTGCAACTCTTTTCTTTACTATTCAACTTAATCCCGAAACAAATCCAATTGAGGAGAAAGAAGCGTAA
- a CDS encoding ribonuclease HII, which translates to MPSLKSSFQAKLIEVGCDEAGRGCLAGPVVAAAVILPSRCKIKGLNDSKKLSERQRLELEPIIKRKAIGYAVGLCSTEEIDQINILNASFLAMHRALDQLNRNFELILVDGNRFKKYHDIPHMCMVEGDGKFLNIAAASVLAKNHRDRMMKELHNNFPQYNWLKNKGYGTLEHRKGIEQFGPCIHHRKSFTLLSPQLDLFRD; encoded by the coding sequence ATGCCTAGTTTAAAATCAAGTTTTCAAGCCAAATTGATTGAAGTTGGCTGTGATGAAGCAGGAAGAGGTTGCCTGGCAGGGCCTGTGGTTGCAGCAGCAGTAATTTTGCCTTCAAGGTGTAAAATAAAAGGATTGAACGATAGCAAAAAGCTAAGTGAGAGGCAAAGATTGGAGCTGGAACCCATTATTAAGCGAAAAGCAATCGGTTACGCAGTAGGATTATGCAGTACAGAGGAAATAGATCAAATTAATATTTTGAATGCTTCATTTTTAGCTATGCATCGAGCATTGGATCAATTGAATAGAAATTTTGAACTGATTTTGGTAGATGGGAATAGATTCAAGAAGTATCATGACATACCCCATATGTGTATGGTGGAAGGAGATGGGAAATTTTTAAATATTGCAGCTGCTTCCGTTTTGGCTAAGAACCATAGGGATCGGATGATGAAGGAATTACATAATAATTTTCCTCAATATAATTGGTTGAAAAACAAAGGTTATGGAACCTTGGAACACCGAAAAGGAATTGAACAGTTTGGGCCTTGTATTCATCACCGGAAATCTTTTACGCTTCTTTCTCCTCAATTGGATTTGTTTCGGGATTAA
- a CDS encoding mucoidy inhibitor MuiA family protein codes for MKLFHSICWVWFATLPVFAQNSSKEMDTKIEEVTVFFDGAQVFRTGKASLPAGRSELVVNGLSPFIDPNSISVKGKGNFMVLGVEQSTDYFKLPKDSTQLVIWQKKEKELKEKIAKELTYVQIYQQESTKLDEAMALKNTQLVQKSMEVKDLLDFYRSRSFEIQQKIEESQQRQLELQDELKKLSSQMQTIQGNQKYSMEIRILVNAEQPVSSEFLISYVVSGASWHPEYDIRVNEINKPLQVRSKAIVVQNTTENWKDVELTLSTGTPTKSAIKPILMPYYLRYYDNDKIGYMYESRAQSNSMPSPAAQQNLYKAEMKRDELEAARKEAAMQRENDMKGKVKFDASASAIQVATVEGSTNTSFEIGIPYSIPSDGKSHMVEIGELSIPANYQYQAVPKLDRDAFLVAQIVDWDKYDLMQANANIFLEGTFTGKTIINPGSPGDTLTLSLGRDKGIIIKREKIKDFSKNQTLGSDKRVERRFEISIRNNKKGVVTLVLDDQIPVSQNSEIEVEALDLSGASLDETTGKLKWELKLEPSVEQKLKFGYKLKYPKNTSIRLE; via the coding sequence ATGAAATTATTCCATTCTATTTGCTGGGTATGGTTTGCCACTTTACCTGTATTTGCACAAAATTCTTCCAAAGAAATGGATACCAAAATTGAAGAGGTAACTGTTTTTTTTGATGGTGCCCAAGTATTTCGAACCGGAAAGGCAAGTCTTCCTGCGGGTCGTTCGGAGTTGGTTGTAAATGGGTTATCGCCATTTATTGATCCAAATTCGATTTCAGTAAAAGGTAAAGGGAATTTTATGGTTTTAGGGGTTGAACAATCAACAGATTACTTTAAATTGCCAAAGGATAGTACTCAATTGGTTATATGGCAAAAAAAGGAAAAAGAGCTAAAAGAAAAGATTGCTAAAGAGCTTACTTATGTTCAAATTTATCAGCAAGAAAGCACCAAGCTGGATGAAGCCATGGCTCTGAAAAATACCCAGTTGGTACAGAAATCTATGGAAGTTAAAGACCTTCTTGATTTTTACAGATCCAGATCATTTGAAATTCAACAAAAAATAGAGGAGTCACAACAAAGGCAATTGGAACTACAAGATGAATTAAAAAAGCTTAGTAGTCAAATGCAAACCATTCAAGGAAATCAAAAATACTCCATGGAAATTAGAATATTGGTTAATGCTGAGCAACCTGTTTCTTCAGAATTTCTGATTAGTTATGTGGTTTCCGGTGCATCCTGGCATCCCGAATATGACATTCGGGTAAATGAAATAAATAAACCTTTGCAAGTACGATCCAAAGCAATTGTTGTTCAGAATACTACAGAGAATTGGAAGGATGTAGAACTAACACTTTCAACCGGAACGCCAACTAAATCAGCAATAAAACCTATATTAATGCCTTACTATTTAAGGTATTACGACAATGATAAGATAGGTTATATGTATGAAAGTAGGGCTCAAAGTAATTCTATGCCTTCCCCGGCCGCCCAACAAAATTTATATAAAGCGGAAATGAAAAGGGATGAATTGGAAGCTGCCAGGAAGGAAGCTGCTATGCAAAGAGAAAATGATATGAAGGGAAAAGTAAAATTCGATGCAAGTGCCTCTGCAATTCAAGTTGCTACGGTGGAAGGATCAACTAATACTAGTTTTGAAATTGGAATCCCATATTCTATTCCAAGTGATGGAAAAAGTCATATGGTTGAAATTGGAGAATTATCCATTCCGGCAAATTACCAATATCAGGCAGTTCCTAAACTGGATCGTGATGCATTTTTGGTTGCTCAGATTGTTGACTGGGATAAATATGATTTAATGCAAGCTAATGCTAATATTTTCCTTGAAGGGACCTTTACAGGAAAAACAATAATAAATCCGGGCAGTCCGGGTGATACTCTAACCCTCTCATTAGGCAGAGACAAAGGAATAATAATTAAACGAGAGAAAATAAAGGACTTTAGTAAGAACCAAACGTTAGGCAGCGATAAAAGGGTTGAAAGGAGATTTGAAATCAGTATTCGAAATAATAAGAAAGGTGTTGTAACCTTGGTTTTGGATGACCAAATTCCAGTTTCTCAAAATTCAGAGATTGAGGTAGAAGCATTGGATCTATCTGGAGCAAGTTTAGACGAAACTACCGGTAAATTAAAATGGGAGCTTAAATTAGAACCATCGGTGGAACAGAAATTGAAGTTTGGTTATAAACTTAAGTATCCTAAAAATACAAGTATTCGGTTGGAATAA
- a CDS encoding 3-hydroxyanthranilate 3,4-dioxygenase gives MIQRPFNFRAWIDENRHLLKPPVGNQQVYKVADDLIIMVVGGPNSRKDFHYNESEEFFFQLEGDVSVRIVEEGKIVEIPIKEGEIFLLPGKVPHSPQRPANTVGLVIEKVRKNQEKDGFLWFCEQCDSKLYEEYFFLDDIVKQLPEVMKTFYGSIDLRTCKSCGAIMEPPQKIN, from the coding sequence ATGATTCAACGTCCTTTTAATTTTAGAGCATGGATTGATGAAAATCGCCACCTTCTTAAACCACCGGTTGGAAATCAGCAAGTTTATAAAGTTGCTGACGACCTGATAATTATGGTAGTAGGTGGTCCAAATTCTAGAAAGGACTTTCACTATAACGAAAGTGAGGAGTTTTTCTTTCAGTTGGAAGGGGATGTTTCTGTTCGAATTGTAGAAGAAGGAAAAATAGTGGAGATTCCGATCAAGGAAGGCGAGATTTTTCTTTTACCGGGAAAAGTGCCACACTCTCCTCAAAGGCCTGCTAATACTGTTGGTTTGGTGATTGAAAAGGTAAGGAAAAATCAAGAAAAAGATGGTTTTTTATGGTTCTGTGAACAATGTGATTCAAAATTATATGAAGAGTATTTTTTTCTAGATGATATTGTTAAACAGCTTCCTGAAGTAATGAAGACTTTTTATGGCTCCATCGATCTTCGAACTTGTAAAAGTTGCGGAGCTATTATGGAACCCCCTCAAAAAATTAACTAA